From Nitratidesulfovibrio vulgaris str. Hildenborough, a single genomic window includes:
- a CDS encoding FAD-binding protein, protein MSFETDIIVAGTGLAAYAAAIAAAERTPRLSVTLVGRPGPIPPSGSLRLLAPSEDAAREWCLAALTELSQPGAFEPALASLMVDESHVAADFLAASGVALPPRSRLRLGGDYIPLCRSILDAGPMAEVKARLRARALAAGVDIHEGLRLVTIGADDGPPGSAICTDMHDETVRLRARAVVLAERGCAPLFVPDAQQDVAAGLGLGLLRQTRAVLGNAAFIQMVWRTVDDEPFDLGLAAGSPSFEVAGPGGVFTRLPRPLVALASERATHKAHAWSRADNAIDVHLLDCMTPAGVVNIRHERQPLRIVPAVVSATGGARISVDGATNLTGLYACGGCATGMFGADVLEGSHATAALVFGIRAGIGATRHACSALMPPPPEHRPPMPPRRLPLRLREALLQHCLPGHRPGLQALIERLRALASLPSLTPLEHCRVLSALTVAEFRSALLH, encoded by the coding sequence ATGTCCTTCGAAACCGACATCATCGTCGCCGGAACGGGACTCGCCGCCTATGCAGCCGCCATAGCCGCAGCGGAACGCACACCGCGCCTCTCTGTGACGCTGGTCGGGCGCCCCGGCCCCATCCCCCCCTCGGGCTCATTACGCCTTCTGGCACCCTCCGAGGATGCGGCACGCGAATGGTGTCTTGCGGCCCTGACGGAACTTTCCCAACCCGGGGCCTTCGAACCCGCGCTCGCATCCCTCATGGTCGACGAATCGCACGTCGCCGCTGATTTTCTCGCGGCAAGCGGCGTCGCCCTGCCACCCCGCTCACGCCTCCGGCTTGGTGGCGACTACATCCCCCTGTGCCGCAGCATCCTCGATGCCGGGCCCATGGCAGAGGTCAAGGCGCGACTCCGCGCACGTGCCCTTGCCGCAGGGGTCGACATCCATGAAGGGCTGCGCCTTGTGACCATCGGTGCCGATGACGGCCCGCCGGGCAGCGCCATCTGCACAGACATGCACGACGAGACCGTCAGACTGCGGGCGCGCGCGGTCGTACTCGCAGAGAGAGGATGCGCCCCCCTCTTCGTCCCCGATGCGCAGCAGGATGTGGCCGCGGGGCTCGGCCTTGGGCTGTTGCGACAGACTCGCGCCGTTCTCGGCAATGCGGCATTCATCCAGATGGTCTGGCGGACCGTTGATGACGAGCCCTTCGACCTCGGCCTCGCCGCCGGTTCGCCCTCGTTCGAGGTCGCCGGACCGGGCGGCGTCTTCACACGCCTTCCGCGCCCCCTCGTGGCATTGGCATCCGAACGTGCCACCCACAAGGCTCATGCATGGAGTCGCGCCGACAACGCCATCGACGTGCATCTCCTCGACTGCATGACCCCCGCCGGGGTCGTCAACATCCGCCATGAGAGACAGCCCCTGCGCATCGTCCCTGCAGTCGTTTCCGCCACCGGAGGTGCGCGCATCTCCGTCGACGGCGCTACGAATCTCACGGGACTCTATGCCTGCGGAGGCTGTGCCACTGGCATGTTCGGTGCTGATGTGCTGGAAGGCAGCCACGCCACGGCAGCCCTCGTATTCGGCATCCGCGCAGGCATCGGGGCCACACGCCACGCGTGCTCGGCCCTCATGCCACCGCCCCCGGAGCACCGCCCGCCCATGCCGCCACGGCGGCTACCGCTTCGGCTACGCGAGGCTCTCTTGCAGCACTGCCTTCCCGGGCACCGCCCCGGTCTTCAGGCGCTTATCGAACGCCTGCGGGCACTGGCATCCCTTCCCTCGCTCACGCCCCTCGAACACTGCCGCGTACTCTCCGCCCTGACGGTGGCCGAGTTCCGAAGCGCCCTTCTGCATTGA
- a CDS encoding rubredoxin has product MANPEDMWRCQTVNCGYVYDPDRGDKRGKVPPGTRFEDLPDEWRCPICKATKKCFRPLAGPGSTEQPQCEMPTDK; this is encoded by the coding sequence ATGGCGAACCCTGAAGACATGTGGCGCTGCCAGACCGTCAACTGTGGATATGTCTATGACCCCGACCGTGGAGACAAGCGCGGCAAGGTTCCCCCGGGAACGCGCTTCGAAGACCTGCCCGACGAGTGGCGTTGCCCCATCTGCAAAGCCACCAAGAAGTGCTTCCGCCCGTTGGCTGGTCCCGGTTCGACCGAACAGCCGCAATGCGAGATGCCGACCGACAAGTGA
- the rbr gene encoding rubrerythrin, with product MKSLKGSRTEKNILTAFAGESQARNRYNYFGGQAKKDGFVQISDIFAETADQEREHAKRLFKFLEGGDLEIVAAFPAGIIADTHANLIASAAGEHHEYTEMYPSFARIAREEGYEEIARVFASIAVAEEFHEKRFLDFARNIKEGRVFLREQATKWRCRNCGYVHEGTGAPELCPACAHPKAHFELLGINW from the coding sequence ATGAAATCGCTCAAGGGCTCACGCACCGAAAAGAACATTCTCACCGCGTTCGCCGGTGAATCTCAGGCTCGTAACCGCTACAACTACTTCGGCGGTCAGGCCAAGAAGGACGGCTTCGTCCAGATTTCCGACATCTTCGCGGAAACGGCCGACCAGGAGCGCGAACACGCCAAGCGTCTCTTCAAGTTCCTCGAAGGTGGCGACCTTGAAATCGTAGCCGCATTCCCTGCGGGCATCATCGCTGACACCCATGCGAACCTCATCGCCTCGGCTGCGGGTGAGCATCACGAGTACACGGAGATGTACCCCTCGTTCGCCCGCATCGCACGCGAAGAGGGCTACGAGGAAATCGCCCGCGTCTTCGCCAGCATCGCCGTCGCTGAAGAATTCCACGAGAAGCGCTTCCTCGATTTCGCACGCAACATCAAGGAAGGAAGAGTGTTCCTGCGCGAACAGGCCACCAAATGGCGCTGCCGCAACTGTGGCTATGTGCACGAGGGCACCGGGGCTCCTGAACTGTGCCCCGCCTGTGCGCACCCCAAGGCGCACTTCGAACTCCTCGGCATCAACTGGTAA
- a CDS encoding transcriptional repressor, with protein sequence MSQTRMTKQRMVILEELRKVDTHPTADEIYAMVRSRIPRISLGTVYRNLDLLAESGEILRLEAAGTQKRFDGNTMHHQHVRCIRCGRVGDVMHPLDVPQPERAAAKGFTILTARVEFEGICDHCTAHS encoded by the coding sequence ATGTCTCAAACCCGTATGACCAAGCAACGCATGGTCATTCTTGAAGAACTGCGCAAGGTCGATACGCATCCCACTGCGGACGAGATCTATGCCATGGTGAGGTCGCGCATCCCGCGCATCAGCCTTGGTACGGTCTACAGGAATCTCGACCTGCTCGCGGAGTCGGGAGAGATACTGCGACTGGAAGCTGCCGGGACGCAAAAGCGTTTCGACGGCAATACCATGCATCATCAGCATGTCCGCTGCATACGTTGCGGCCGCGTGGGTGACGTGATGCACCCTCTTGATGTGCCACAACCTGAACGGGCAGCTGCAAAAGGCTTTACCATTCTGACGGCTCGTGTAGAATTCGAAGGCATTTGCGACCATTGCACAGCACATAGCTGA
- a CDS encoding TolC family protein, with amino-acid sequence MPRRIFRSLMAVCILLSGFTSAALAGDDYDMASAVEKALRDNQGVVSSGAARDAAEEGRKSARGAFGPALSTTYGYKRLDEKPVTFGRELDNDTYTWTMGVRQPLFTGFNILSTYQKAALEKDRKEAELSKTRLTLALAVQQAFLTYLKAQQDVRSANDALVRLRDQLKVTQAFYDVGLRPRLDVLQAEVDLSKAETDFIKAENALDTQKARLNTLLALPVETASSFSGTLEYRPFTRPFEACLEQAYRQRPDMHMAAKAIEIAGKDTTIASSGYYPQVSAGFDWATQGDHPEASGSTLDRTGYTQWSTNVTASMNVFEWGRTYYGVQQAKQIESKVRADEANLRQEIAYEVKSRLLAISESGKRIVVAHKALDQAHEAYRMALARYQAQVGTNTDVLDAQAKLTAAEAGLTGAKADYLVALAQLYASLGELRPDLSGS; translated from the coding sequence ATGCCCCGTCGAATCTTCCGCAGCCTCATGGCAGTCTGCATCCTCCTATCAGGCTTCACCTCGGCAGCCCTCGCCGGAGACGACTATGACATGGCTTCTGCCGTAGAGAAGGCGCTACGCGACAATCAGGGCGTGGTATCCTCCGGCGCGGCGCGTGATGCCGCGGAAGAGGGCCGCAAGTCTGCAAGAGGCGCCTTCGGACCCGCCCTGTCCACCACTTACGGGTACAAGCGGCTGGACGAGAAGCCGGTCACCTTCGGGCGTGAACTTGATAACGACACCTATACGTGGACTATGGGAGTTCGCCAACCTCTCTTCACAGGTTTCAACATCCTTTCGACCTACCAGAAGGCTGCGCTGGAGAAGGACCGCAAGGAGGCCGAACTTTCAAAGACGCGGCTCACGCTCGCCCTCGCGGTACAGCAGGCGTTTCTCACCTATCTCAAGGCGCAGCAGGATGTACGAAGCGCCAACGACGCCCTTGTACGACTCCGCGACCAGCTCAAGGTGACGCAGGCGTTCTATGATGTCGGGCTTCGGCCCCGTCTCGATGTCCTTCAGGCCGAGGTGGACCTCTCCAAGGCCGAAACCGATTTCATCAAGGCCGAGAACGCCCTTGATACGCAGAAGGCCCGCCTCAACACGCTTCTTGCGCTGCCGGTCGAGACGGCCTCGTCCTTCTCGGGCACGCTCGAATACCGGCCCTTCACGCGCCCCTTCGAGGCGTGCCTCGAACAGGCGTACCGTCAGCGTCCTGACATGCACATGGCCGCCAAGGCCATCGAGATTGCAGGAAAGGACACCACCATCGCCTCCAGCGGATACTATCCACAGGTCTCCGCAGGGTTCGACTGGGCAACGCAGGGCGACCATCCCGAAGCGTCCGGCAGCACACTGGACAGGACCGGGTATACGCAATGGTCGACCAATGTCACCGCCTCCATGAATGTCTTCGAGTGGGGCCGCACATACTACGGGGTGCAGCAGGCCAAGCAGATCGAATCCAAGGTGCGCGCCGACGAGGCCAATCTCCGTCAGGAGATAGCCTATGAAGTGAAGTCGCGCCTTCTCGCCATATCCGAATCGGGCAAGCGCATCGTGGTCGCCCACAAGGCCCTTGATCAGGCGCATGAGGCCTACCGTATGGCGCTCGCCCGTTATCAGGCGCAGGTCGGTACGAATACCGACGTGCTCGATGCCCAGGCCAAGCTCACAGCAGCTGAAGCCGGGCTGACGGGAGCCAAGGCCGATTACCTCGTCGCGCTGGCCCAACTGTACGCCTCTCTCGGCGAACTTCGCCCCGACCTGTCCGGCAGCTAG
- the tolQ gene encoding protein TolQ, with translation MENNFFQIIGQATLVAKFVLALLVLMSIGSWSLMFQKLFALRAARRKAEDGLERFLRARDLREAVQSLGGDATSPLYHVAQQGVAEFNRLKEMGNSGEVVADNVRRALRQGVANEMSSLSSSLSFLATAANTAPFIGLFGTVWGIMHSFHAIGMMKSASLATVAPGISEALIATAIGLAVAIPATVGYNVFLGMLAGIEVQVVNFAGVFLNRVQRELNAHRGARAAHGEH, from the coding sequence ATGGAGAACAATTTCTTCCAGATCATCGGCCAGGCCACACTGGTGGCCAAGTTCGTGCTGGCGCTGCTGGTGCTCATGTCGATAGGCAGCTGGTCGCTCATGTTCCAGAAGCTGTTCGCGCTCCGGGCGGCCCGCCGCAAGGCGGAGGACGGGCTGGAGCGCTTCCTGCGGGCACGCGACCTGCGCGAGGCCGTGCAGTCCCTCGGCGGTGACGCCACGTCGCCCCTGTACCATGTGGCACAGCAGGGTGTCGCCGAGTTCAACCGCCTCAAGGAGATGGGCAACTCGGGCGAGGTCGTGGCCGACAACGTGCGCCGTGCCCTGCGACAGGGCGTGGCCAACGAGATGAGCAGCCTGTCGTCATCGCTCTCCTTCCTCGCCACTGCGGCCAACACCGCACCGTTCATCGGCCTCTTCGGCACGGTATGGGGCATCATGCACTCGTTCCATGCCATCGGCATGATGAAGAGCGCCTCTCTGGCCACTGTCGCACCGGGCATCTCCGAAGCCCTCATCGCCACAGCCATCGGCCTTGCCGTGGCCATTCCCGCCACCGTCGGCTACAACGTGTTCCTCGGCATGCTGGCGGGCATCGAAGTGCAGGTGGTCAACTTCGCGGGTGTGTTCCTGAACCGCGTACAGCGTGAGTTGAACGCCCACCGCGGGGCCCGTGCAGCTCACGGCGAGCACTAG
- the tolR gene encoding protein TolR: MGASVGNKGGFVAEINVTPFVDVMLVLLIIFMVTAPMMSEGLEVDLPQTRTVEVLPTDSDHLVLTIRKDGVMYLDEYKVVPEELEDYLRRLVKEKNKTLFLHADKDVPYGVVVDVMGRIKGAGIEKLGVVAEREDPKKK, encoded by the coding sequence ATGGGTGCCTCTGTAGGCAACAAGGGCGGCTTCGTCGCCGAAATCAACGTCACGCCCTTCGTGGACGTGATGCTCGTTCTGCTCATCATCTTCATGGTCACCGCGCCCATGATGTCCGAAGGACTCGAGGTGGACCTGCCGCAGACCCGTACCGTCGAGGTACTGCCCACCGACAGCGATCATCTCGTGCTCACCATCCGCAAGGACGGCGTGATGTACCTCGACGAATACAAGGTCGTACCCGAAGAACTCGAAGACTACCTGCGTAGGCTCGTCAAGGAGAAGAACAAGACCCTCTTCCTCCATGCGGACAAGGACGTGCCCTACGGGGTCGTCGTTGACGTCATGGGACGCATCAAGGGGGCTGGCATCGAGAAGCTCGGCGTCGTGGCAGAGCGGGAAGACCCGAAGAAGAAATAG
- the tolA gene encoding cell envelope integrity protein TolA produces the protein MRATSFLLSLGLHCSVLLLVIFWPDSAPIRLDQPVYQVSLVSLGDPGGNRVPNALPGPAGPPAQAKAEPKPTPGPEKPDAPAIAAPKAEKKPEPKPEPKPEPKPQPKPEPKPEPKVEPKPEPKAQPKPEPDAKAISEKKKDEPKKPEPETSKDAKDTKKAVAGKDDAKDKAKTEGKPAPSKDDILKQALADAQGKAGSTGTAQKSSGTGGKTAGGSVNNALAEMQKMAAAGGGGGGGGEGHGSGGGGVGDVYIGQVMAIVRQNWEFPQLASRQDLQVRVRVTVDASGRIADAKLEGSSGRPDFDASALKALHKTQMLPPPPKEEFRDLLLVFNLNDMMGKR, from the coding sequence ATGCGCGCAACCAGCTTTCTGCTTTCGCTCGGCCTGCACTGTTCCGTGCTGTTGCTGGTGATATTCTGGCCCGATTCGGCGCCGATACGCCTCGACCAGCCGGTCTACCAGGTGAGCCTCGTCAGCCTCGGCGACCCGGGCGGCAATCGCGTACCCAACGCGCTGCCGGGGCCTGCCGGACCGCCGGCGCAGGCCAAGGCCGAACCGAAACCCACTCCGGGGCCGGAAAAGCCCGATGCCCCGGCCATCGCCGCCCCCAAGGCGGAGAAGAAACCGGAACCCAAGCCCGAGCCGAAGCCCGAACCCAAGCCTCAGCCCAAACCGGAACCCAAGCCCGAGCCCAAGGTCGAACCGAAGCCCGAACCCAAGGCCCAGCCGAAGCCAGAACCGGACGCCAAGGCCATCAGCGAGAAGAAGAAGGACGAGCCCAAGAAGCCCGAACCCGAGACCTCGAAGGATGCCAAGGATACGAAGAAGGCCGTAGCGGGCAAGGACGACGCCAAGGACAAGGCCAAGACCGAAGGCAAACCAGCGCCCAGCAAGGATGACATCCTCAAGCAGGCGCTCGCCGACGCGCAGGGTAAGGCCGGAAGCACCGGAACGGCCCAGAAATCATCAGGAACAGGCGGCAAGACCGCCGGTGGTTCAGTGAACAACGCCCTCGCCGAGATGCAGAAGATGGCCGCCGCTGGCGGCGGTGGCGGCGGCGGTGGCGAAGGTCACGGTTCCGGAGGAGGCGGCGTGGGCGATGTGTATATCGGTCAGGTCATGGCCATCGTACGGCAGAACTGGGAATTTCCGCAGCTCGCAAGCCGTCAGGACCTTCAGGTGCGCGTGCGCGTCACAGTGGACGCTTCCGGGCGTATCGCCGACGCCAAGCTCGAAGGGTCTTCCGGCCGTCCCGACTTTGACGCCTCCGCACTGAAAGCCCTGCACAAGACGCAGATGCTGCCGCCTCCTCCCAAGGAGGAGTTCCGGGACCTGCTGCTGGTGTTCAACCTCAACGACATGATGGGCAAACGCTAG
- a CDS encoding TonB family protein: MIRGSALRGVAGALLMGACVGIPVAGMAEDVLSAADTMGGYGGRVLQRIAPHWRAPAGPAGRMVQVRVRIASDGGVMGCEPAGDTSALDLVDAACAAVARAGRMPVPDYGMSGAVYLSFMTGVDAGQPAPQQGGDPYAAQVMAAVRKHWSPPPVQGEHLVRVRVRVGDDGKVLDYAIDTASGVAEVDAAALRAVSQAGAMPVPPAGAARDIVLSFTVRGGQ; the protein is encoded by the coding sequence ATGATACGTGGATCGGCTTTACGCGGCGTTGCCGGTGCGCTGTTGATGGGGGCATGCGTAGGCATCCCGGTGGCGGGAATGGCGGAAGACGTCCTCTCTGCCGCAGACACCATGGGTGGCTACGGCGGACGTGTCCTGCAGCGTATCGCACCCCACTGGCGAGCCCCGGCCGGCCCGGCAGGACGCATGGTGCAGGTTCGCGTGCGTATCGCCTCCGACGGAGGGGTCATGGGGTGTGAACCGGCAGGCGACACCTCCGCCCTCGACCTCGTGGATGCCGCGTGTGCTGCCGTTGCCCGCGCAGGAAGGATGCCCGTGCCCGACTACGGCATGTCCGGCGCTGTATATCTGTCATTCATGACCGGCGTGGACGCCGGCCAGCCAGCCCCGCAGCAGGGGGGAGACCCCTATGCAGCCCAGGTGATGGCCGCCGTGCGCAAGCACTGGTCGCCCCCGCCCGTACAGGGTGAGCATCTCGTCCGTGTGCGTGTGCGCGTGGGAGATGACGGCAAGGTGCTCGACTACGCCATCGATACGGCCTCCGGCGTTGCCGAGGTCGATGCGGCCGCCCTGCGTGCCGTATCACAGGCCGGTGCCATGCCTGTGCCCCCTGCGGGGGCAGCACGTGACATCGTGCTCTCCTTCACTGTGCGAGGGGGGCAATAG
- the tolB gene encoding Tol-Pal system beta propeller repeat protein TolB: MSTMRHRSCFSLFAGLALVFCLAVGTAAAGPVQVDIYGPGQGSLNLAMAAPLGPTPGTPVSGMGVKLNGFINENLSFLPFLRLVDQRAILGGTVMQGYKSPDIDLKRFQLAGADLVVTAGWPQGDASGSFVELRVYEALSGKLVFGKAYSHVEDGLLPNVADRFCSDLMKALTGRGEFFKSTLAFVKHDGKNKRDVWLVKPVGRDLRKITNLPGEALSPSWSPDGRFVVFSHFDDRSHALGVWDRLTRQVQRIRFPGNTVIGPCFLPDNKVAVSLSSGRNPDIFLLNHLFKKERELEANPSINVSPSFDATGTKMAFTSSRMGGPQVFMKDMTTGQVTRISKTGSYNTEPSISPDGTLVAFTKMTDTGHRIFVYDMVTQSERQVSFGPGRDEQPSFAPDSYFLAFTSNRNGAQQIFLVTRHGGDPKRVPTGPGDASFARWGMIPE, translated from the coding sequence ATGAGTACAATGCGCCATCGTTCCTGTTTCAGCCTTTTCGCGGGCCTTGCGCTCGTTTTCTGCCTTGCCGTGGGCACTGCGGCTGCAGGCCCCGTGCAGGTGGACATCTATGGCCCGGGTCAGGGTAGTCTCAACCTTGCCATGGCTGCCCCCCTCGGCCCCACGCCGGGCACCCCTGTGTCTGGCATGGGCGTCAAGCTCAACGGTTTCATCAACGAGAACCTGAGCTTCCTGCCATTCTTGCGTCTTGTCGACCAGCGGGCCATCCTTGGCGGCACGGTTATGCAGGGCTACAAGTCCCCGGACATCGACCTCAAGCGCTTCCAACTCGCAGGGGCCGACCTCGTGGTGACAGCAGGCTGGCCGCAGGGCGATGCCTCCGGTTCGTTCGTCGAACTGCGTGTCTACGAAGCCCTGTCCGGCAAACTGGTCTTCGGCAAGGCCTACTCCCATGTCGAAGACGGCCTGTTGCCCAACGTGGCTGACAGGTTCTGTTCCGACCTCATGAAAGCCCTCACCGGACGTGGCGAGTTCTTCAAGTCGACTCTCGCGTTCGTCAAACACGACGGAAAGAACAAGCGTGACGTCTGGCTGGTCAAACCCGTTGGGCGTGACCTGCGCAAGATTACCAACCTTCCCGGCGAAGCCCTTTCCCCCTCGTGGTCGCCCGACGGTCGTTTCGTGGTGTTCAGCCATTTCGACGACCGCTCGCACGCTCTCGGGGTATGGGACAGGCTCACCCGGCAGGTGCAGCGCATCCGTTTCCCCGGCAACACGGTCATCGGCCCGTGCTTCCTGCCGGACAACAAGGTGGCGGTCAGCCTTTCGTCAGGCCGCAACCCCGACATCTTCCTGCTGAACCACCTGTTCAAGAAGGAGCGCGAACTGGAGGCCAACCCCTCCATCAACGTCTCGCCCTCGTTCGATGCGACAGGTACCAAGATGGCGTTCACGTCCAGCCGCATGGGCGGGCCGCAGGTTTTCATGAAGGACATGACCACCGGGCAGGTCACCCGCATCAGCAAGACGGGTTCGTACAATACCGAACCGTCCATAAGCCCCGACGGAACGCTCGTGGCGTTCACGAAGATGACGGACACGGGTCATCGCATCTTCGTCTATGACATGGTGACCCAGAGCGAACGTCAGGTGTCGTTCGGCCCCGGGCGTGACGAGCAGCCCTCGTTCGCCCCTGACAGCTACTTTCTGGCGTTCACGTCCAATCGCAACGGCGCGCAGCAGATCTTCCTCGTGACCCGTCACGGGGGCGATCCCAAGCGCGTTCCCACCGGCCCGGGCGATGCTTCGTTCGCCCGGTGGGGCATGATTCCCGAGTAG
- the pal gene encoding peptidoglycan-associated lipoprotein Pal: MNMFKRVGLVLTLALVLAAGFGCAKKQVAATPEAAPVSDMGDSKSADMAALARAQQIITDAKVYFEFDKFDLKAESKEVLKQKAEVMKKFPSIRVLVEGHCDERGTQEYNLALGERRARAAYEYLVMLGVNAGQLEMISYGKERPAVEGHGEAAWSKNRRDEFKVIK; this comes from the coding sequence ATGAACATGTTCAAGCGCGTCGGGCTCGTCCTGACCCTGGCTCTGGTTCTCGCCGCCGGTTTCGGTTGCGCCAAGAAGCAGGTTGCCGCCACCCCTGAGGCCGCTCCCGTGTCCGACATGGGCGACTCCAAGTCCGCTGATATGGCCGCTCTGGCCCGTGCTCAGCAGATCATCACCGACGCCAAGGTCTACTTCGAGTTCGACAAGTTCGACCTGAAGGCCGAGTCGAAGGAAGTGCTGAAGCAGAAGGCCGAAGTGATGAAGAAGTTCCCCTCGATCCGCGTGCTGGTTGAAGGCCACTGCGACGAGCGCGGCACCCAGGAATACAACCTCGCCCTCGGTGAGCGCCGCGCCCGCGCCGCTTACGAGTACCTCGTGATGCTCGGCGTTAACGCCGGTCAGCTCGAAATGATCAGCTACGGCAAGGAACGTCCTGCCGTTGAAGGTCATGGCGAAGCCGCTTGGTCCAAGAACCGCCGCGACGAGTTCAAGGTCATCAAGTAA
- a CDS encoding sensor domain-containing diguanylate cyclase encodes MWLLCATIFYWAVARFGMALFSLAPENITPLWLASGVGLIMCLEAGLSAVPCIALASAVANFPGLSASGGESPLLYAVLTGTADGLSAGLLAALGSRVLQGGITSVLDLLRGVVLVCLPATLIGGVAITLCLFTGGYVPRDVLCQMSFSLMAGDTLGVLLVFPLWRAWHVLPLPSRTELCWMAGVLCLCLLSIWSAFFVEGAAIHMLMPLLVLLSCNVRINGVMVVLFLTVIAVFIATAHRVGPFHMPTQGEAVMLLVSFAASTTLTTLGLSLYRHLLAQAGARATMWEQRAGIDPLTGLCNRARFDEVLLAELQRLQRQDSPLSLMMFDADHFKPYNDMYGHVAGDACLKRVAGVLRAVAHRASDVVARYGGEEFVCILPGTDRDSAYALAEKVRQGVRALAIPHVGSPVAGVLTVSAGVVTVHGCDGLDPQEVVAQVDRALYQAKGAGRDRVMVAKGAAKEGMQYGECALSGVQRLVWSEDYACGEPRIDASHRALLAKADSIMSSLGGADGLNARRACILALVDAVRMHFREEERVLAAIGYPKAGEHAVIHEALLQRGASLVAAWERGGMSLDDVVITLVHGMVMRHMLDDDSAFFEHVQQWGAGGTQP; translated from the coding sequence GTGTGGTTGCTTTGCGCCACCATCTTCTATTGGGCAGTGGCGCGCTTCGGTATGGCCCTGTTCAGCCTTGCACCGGAGAACATCACGCCTCTCTGGCTCGCCTCCGGGGTGGGACTCATCATGTGTCTTGAGGCGGGACTGTCAGCCGTACCGTGCATCGCGCTGGCGAGTGCCGTGGCCAACTTCCCCGGACTCTCGGCGTCCGGGGGGGAGTCGCCCCTGCTCTATGCCGTCTTGACCGGTACGGCGGATGGACTCTCCGCCGGTTTGCTTGCCGCGCTGGGCAGCCGGGTGCTGCAAGGTGGCATCACAAGTGTGCTTGACCTGCTTCGGGGCGTCGTACTGGTGTGCCTGCCTGCCACGCTGATTGGTGGTGTCGCCATCACCCTGTGTCTGTTCACCGGAGGCTATGTGCCTCGTGACGTCCTGTGCCAGATGTCGTTTTCGCTGATGGCTGGCGACACGCTGGGCGTATTGCTGGTGTTCCCTCTCTGGCGGGCGTGGCATGTGCTGCCACTACCTTCCCGTACAGAACTCTGCTGGATGGCCGGAGTGCTGTGCCTGTGCCTGCTGTCCATATGGAGCGCGTTCTTCGTGGAGGGCGCGGCCATTCACATGCTCATGCCACTTCTCGTGCTTTTGTCCTGCAATGTCCGCATCAATGGCGTCATGGTGGTTCTGTTCCTCACGGTCATTGCCGTCTTCATCGCCACGGCGCACAGAGTGGGCCCCTTTCATATGCCGACCCAGGGCGAGGCCGTCATGCTGCTTGTGTCGTTTGCTGCCAGCACCACACTCACAACGCTGGGGCTGTCACTGTACAGACACCTGCTGGCACAGGCGGGCGCAAGGGCGACGATGTGGGAACAGCGGGCCGGAATCGACCCGCTGACGGGGCTGTGCAACCGGGCGCGCTTCGATGAGGTCCTTCTGGCAGAATTGCAGCGTCTGCAACGTCAGGATTCACCCCTTTCGCTGATGATGTTCGATGCCGACCACTTCAAGCCTTACAATGACATGTACGGGCATGTCGCAGGTGATGCATGTCTGAAACGCGTCGCCGGTGTCCTGCGTGCGGTCGCACACCGCGCGTCGGATGTCGTGGCCCGTTACGGGGGGGAGGAGTTCGTCTGCATCCTGCCCGGAACGGATAGGGATAGTGCCTATGCCCTTGCCGAGAAGGTGCGTCAGGGGGTTCGGGCGCTTGCCATCCCGCATGTGGGGTCGCCGGTGGCGGGGGTGCTGACGGTGAGCGCGGGGGTGGTAACTGTTCACGGATGCGACGGGCTTGACCCGCAAGAGGTGGTCGCGCAGGTCGACCGAGCGCTGTATCAGGCCAAGGGGGCGGGGCGTGACAGGGTCATGGTGGCAAAGGGGGCGGCGAAAGAGGGCATGCAATACGGTGAATGTGCCTTGTCAGGCGTGCAGCGCCTTGTGTGGAGCGAAGACTACGCGTGCGGGGAACCACGCATCGATGCGAGTCACAGGGCGTTGCTTGCGAAGGCGGACTCGATCATGAGCTCGCTTGGCGGTGCTGACGGGCTGAACGCCCGGCGGGCGTGCATCCTGGCGCTGGTTGATGCGGTACGTATGCATTTCAGGGAGGAGGAGAGGGTGTTGGCTGCCATCGGCTACCCGAAAGCCGGGGAACATGCCGTCATCCATGAGGCACTGCTTCAAAGGGGCGCTTCTCTCGTCGCGGCATGGGAGAGAGGAGGCATGTCCCTTGATGACGTGGTCATCACGCTGGTTCACGGTATGGTCATGCGGCATATGCTGGACGATGACAGCGCCTTCTTTGAGCACGTGCAGCAGTGGGGGGCGGGAGGAACGCAACCCTGA